A window from Rhea pennata isolate bPtePen1 chromosome 1, bPtePen1.pri, whole genome shotgun sequence encodes these proteins:
- the UPF3A gene encoding regulator of nonsense transcripts 3A isoform X2, which translates to MIILSFALLIPGLEYPAVVEFAPFQKISKKKLKKKDAKAGSIEDDPEYRKFLESYCADEEKICANPETLLGEIEAKTRELIARRTTPLLEYIKNRKLEKQRIREEKREERRRRELEKKRLREEEKRKRREEERRKRKEVEKQKKISEKEIRIKLLKKPEKGDEQASEKHKEKGEEADIEENKWEKSSGSGSIKCKSLEGSLKELKEKSQNDSDKEQRDLERRFREKEPERQRYRLDDGRKHRAHYEFDKFVRRNEEELKWGKGYNQDRGKKGNHNYSFTVETVDKLGKEDKCDDMASKKERIRNKDRPAMQLYQPGARIRTQTGSASKTYDCTGKFFEDALDKKYEADNSVGGGSEKSEEAE; encoded by the exons GTTTGGAGTATCCTGCAGTAGTTGAATTTGCTCCATTCCAGaagatttcaaaaaagaaattaaagaaaaaagatgcaaaagcCGGGAGCATTGAAGATG atcCAGAGTATAGGAAATTTTTAGAGAGTTACTGTGCTGATGAAGAGAAAATCTGTGCCAATCCTGAGACTCTTTTGGGAGAGATTGAGGCCAAAACAAGGGAACTCATTG cTAGAAGAACAACACCCCTTTtggaatatattaaaaatagaaaattagaaaagcaG AGAATAcgagaagagaaaagagaagaacgAAGGCGAAGAGAATTGGAAAAGAAACGTCTGcgagaggaagagaaaaggaaacgcagagaagaagaaagacgtaaaagaaaagaagtggagaagcaaaagaaaatttctgaaaaagaaataagaatcaAG CTTCTTAAGAAGCCTGAAAAAGGAGATGAGCAGGCCAgtgaaaagcacaaagaaaagggTGAAGAAGCTGAcattgaagaaaacaaatgggaaaagTCATCAGGATCTGGGAGTATAAAATGCAAGTCATTGGAGGGTTCACTAAAAGAACTTAAGGAAAA GTCACAAAATGATAGTGACAAAGAGCAAAGAGATTTGGAGAGAAGATTTCGAGAAAAAGAACCTGAAAGGCAAAGGTATCGTTTGGACGATGGCAGAAAGCATAGAGCTCACTATGAGTTTGACAAGTTTGTGAGAAGGAACGAAGAAGAGCTGAAATGGGGAAAAGGATACAACCaagacagaggaaagaaagggaacCACAACTACAGCTTCACTGTGGAGACAGTAGACAAACTGGGTAAAGAGGACAAGTGTGATGACATGGCATCCAAAAAGGAGCGCATAAGAAATAAG GATCGTCCAGCCATGCAGCTGTACCAGCCAGGAGCTCGCATTCGAACACAGACGGGATCTGCAAGTAAAACTTATGACTGCACTGGGAAGTTCTTTGAAGATGCTCTTGATAAGAAGTATGAGGCAGATAATTCAGTTGGAGGTGGTTCTGAAAAGAGTGAAGAGgcagaataa